The stretch of DNA TTTATTGCGACGATTACATTTACAATGGTATTCTCCATACCAATAGCAATGGTAATTTTGATTGGGATGATCATCGTTGTGATCATTGTTCCTGGATTATTTTATCTCTATCAAAGAAGGATAGCTAGTAATGTTCGTTCGTATCGTGGGCAACTGTCTTCGGAGGTTACAGAGTATTTATATGGATTTACAGATCTGAAAATATACGGGCAAGCAGAGTCAAAAAAAGATAATATTCTTGATAAAGTTAATCTATATGAGCAAGCAAATCAACAAGCAAATAACCAACAAGCTTTTCGTGAGTCTTTATTGACATTTGTTTCATTTATCGTATCGGTTGCGGTTTTAGGGTTAGCTGGTTATTTTGTATCGATTGGTAACTTAGAAGGAATATTATTAGCAATGTTATTCATGATTTCGTTGACAGTGTTTGAAGACACATCAAATATGGCATTATTTCCTGCCTATTTAGAGGAAACAAAACAATCGGCGAATCGATTAGAAGAAGTGTGGAATGTGAATGAAGAAACAAGTGAACGGAAAAAGCCATTTGAATTGGAATCGAATTTAGCGCCAATTATTACTTTGGAGAACGTAACAAAGAGGTATCCAAGTACTCCTCGCCCTGTTGCGCAAAATATCTCCCTTCATTTTGAAGCTGGGTCTAAAATAGCCATTGTAGGTGCTAGTGGATCTGGTAAGTCGACAGTGTTACAGCTTATCCTTGGAATGATTCAGCCAACAGACGGTTTGATAAGGTGGAATAAAGATTCAATAGCTTATTTAGAAGAGGAAACATTATGGAAGCATGCGAACGTTTCATTGCAATCCAATCATTTTTTCTATGGAACAATTCGAGAAAATTTGCATTTAGCTAATTCTGAAGCAACAGATGACGAACTTCGTGAGGCTTTGGACAATGTGAATTTACATCAAATTCGATTGGATGATTTATTACAGGAACAAGGTTCCAACCTTTCAGGAGGAGAAAAACAACGACTAGCGTTAGCCCGACTCTTTATTCGAAGCGCTGCTATATGGGCATTAGATGAACCAACTTCTTCCTTAGATGCAGTGACTGAAAAACACATTTGGGATAAGATTGACCAATACTCAGAGAAAAGTACTGTCATTGTGGTAACACATCGTTTAACAAGATTACAAAAAATGGATGAAATCATTGTTATGGACCATGGGAAAGTTGTAGAAAAAGGAACATACCATAACTTGATGCAACATAACGGATATTTTAAACGTATGAAGGATTTGGAGAACGAAAAATTAAATTTATAATTGTACTGCCCGCTGAAAGGCTGAAATGAAACAAACCGCATTGGAATTGGAGTATAAACTAAACTGTGTAAGTAAGAATGCGTATGGTTCTTACTTACACAGTTTTTATATTTGGTAGAATAAAAGTAACGAAAAAGGAGCATTCCCCAACAAGAACGCTCTATTAAAAGTATTGTTTTTACGTGTAAAAGAACTCTAGACCAAATGGAAAGGTGGCCACATCCAAAACTGGGCAATGGTTATGAACCAACTTCTTTTACATGATGAGTTAAGAGATAGGGTGTTAAAGTACCTTGAGTAAACAGGGACTTACACACTTTATTTGACAAACCAAACCGCATTGGATTTTAATATCCGATGCGGTTTGGTTTGTCTCTACGTTTTTAAACGGCGCCCATCACTTTTCTTATCACGATCCATCTTTTAGTGCTACGTAGAATGATATTCCCATTGCGGCAAACAAAATAAGGAAGGGTGCGATAAAAATGAGAAAGTCATTAATCATGTCTAATCACTTCTTTCCTTTTTTATAATTTTCATCAAACAAGAATAACCTTAGCAGTAAATAAAGCGATGGTATTAATAATGCCATTCCTAGTATGAAGGCAATTATTAAAGCTATTGCCATTGCTTCATTTGTAAAGCCTTCAGATATCGTAATATATGGATATAAAAGATATGGGTAATGAGAAATACCATATCCGAAAAAGGCAAAAGCAAATTGACCAACTAGTAGCCAGAATGCTGTGATGTAGTTCTTACGCTTCCAAATTAACCATACGGTACCAATCCATAGAAGAAAAGATATTCCGAACATCCACCATAGGTCAATAATGTTGTTAAAGTGTTCTTCGTTATGGAAGCGCAGTTCTACAATAATTCCGGAAGCTGCAATGATAAGTGGAACGGACCAAACTAATGCATATTTGCGCATTAAATTTGTTGCTCCTTCATCACCAGTCTCATTTGCATACCAGGTCAAAAATACGGCTGAAATATAGAGAACAGAGATAATACTTAATACCACAATCGACCAAGTAAGTGGGCTCATAAATAAATCAAGATATTCAAGTTGTGGCTCTCCATTATTAAGGGTGATAAATCCACCTTCAGATATTGTCAATACAATAGAGAGGGAGGCTGGGAGTAATATTCCAGACGCTCCATACATAAATGCATATCCTTTATGCCCTTTCTTTCCATAAGATTCAAATGCATAATAAGACCCGCGGATTGCGAGTAAAATCAATGCTAAACTTCCAGGAACCAAGAGTATGGTACCAAAGTAAAATGCAGTTTCTGGAAAGAATCCAACGATTCCTACGAAGAAAAATACAAAAAATACATTTGTGACTTCCCATACTGGTGAAAGATAACGTTGAATAACTTTAGAAACAATATGTTGCTTCCCGGTTAAAATGCTGTATGCATTAAAGAATCCTGCACCGTAATCAATGGAACCAACGATGACATAGCCAAACAGGAATAACCAAAGCACAGAAATACCGATGATTTCTAATATCATTTTTGGTCACCACCTTGATAATTCTCGATGTCTTTTTCTATCGGACTTCTTTGGAACATTTTTCTTAATACAACTACAGTTCCTACTCCTAAGATAAGATAAAGTAGTACGAATAAGTAGAACATTATTCCAACATAATCACTGGTTGTTGCTGCTTCGTCAATCGTCATAATCCCTCGTAAAATCCAAGGCTGTCTACCAACTTCAGCCATCCACCAGCCAGCTTCGATAGCTAGGAATGATAATGGGCCTCCTAGAACGATGAGCCAACGGTACCATTTTGATTCGACGAAGTTCCAGCGTTTACGGATACCAAGCCAATAAATAAATGATAGACCAAGCATAAATACCCCGATAGTCACCATCGTGTCAAAGAAATAATGAATGATAAGTGGAGGTTGCTCGTCTTCAGGGAATTCATTTAGGCCAATAACTTCTGCGGTTGGCCAACTATGTGCTAATATACTTAGTGCGTAAGGGATTTCCAATGCGTATTGCGGTTCATTGTTGTCATCAAGAACTCCCCACATTACTAATGGCGCCTCTGAAGATGTTTCAAAATGCCACTCCGCAGCTGCTAATTTTTCTGGTTGATATTCTGCTAAATATTTACCAGAAAGGTCTCCAATTAACGCAGTTGCTAGAGCAAAGACAAAACCTACTTTCATTAGCATGTTAAGTGATTTCTTATGATATTCCCGATTTGACCCTTGTAATAGACGAAAGGCTGCAATTGCCGCTAAAACAAAAGCAATCGTCATATAACCAGTTGATAACACGTGCGCTACTTTTGTAGGCATGGATACCGTGAACATGGCAGCAAGTGGATTAGCATTAACAAGCTCGCCATTTACAATGTCAAAGCCGGCTGGAGAATTCATAAACGAGTTAACTACCGTAATAAAGTAAGCTGACATACCGCCACCTACAGCAACTGGTATGAGTAATAAGAAATGTTTTTTTTGATTATCGAAGCGGTCCCAAGTGTATAAGTAGATACCAAGAAAAATAGCTTCGAAAAAGAATGCAAATACTTCCATAAACAGAGGAAGTGCGATAATATTACCAGCTAACTCCATAAAACTTGGCCAAAGTAGGGAAAGCTGCAAACCAATAGCAGTACCAGTAACTACACCGACAGCTACTGTTACTATAAACCCTTTTGCCCAACGCCGGGCCATTAATAAGTAATGCATGTCATTTTTCTTAATTCCTATCCATTGAGCAATCATAATCATTAGTGGGACACCGACACCAATTGTGGCATAGATAATATGGAAAGAAAGCGTGAGTAAAGTCAGTAAGCGACTAGCATATACCGGATCATCGAATAACATTTGTTGACCTCCTTATAAGACAACCATATTGTATTAATTTACCCGGTGATGGTTAAAATTAATCGGAAACAATCGAAAAATAGTAATTTTTATCTTCTATAACGTTGCCTTGATGATACGTACGTTCGATAAAGGTTGCGTCGTTATTCTTATCGATTAAGATAATTGTCGAAGCTCTTGTCCCATAATTACCAGTATCTATAAACATAGAAGATAAATTTCGTTCTAATTGTAATCCAATACCGGTGTCAGGAAGGTCTTGATCATTTGGTTTATCCGCATTTTGTAAGATACGGAATAATGCCTCGTTAGAAATATCTTGATTACTTTCAAGGTGGTTTTGTAATAACCCCCTCGCTTTTACTACTTTTGGCCATGGAGTATTCAATTTATCGTTACTTAAGGAATGTATACCCGACACTAATTGTTCACTACTATTATAAATATTGTTGTACGTATAGAGGTTTTGGTAATTACCAAATAAAGCATTATATCCTGCATATAAGGATTTATTTTCTTCTAATCTGGATAAAAAATGTGATGCATCTATTTCATTATTTAAAAAATCAACAGGAATTTTTCCTCTTGAATATGTACCTGTCTCAGGAAGTGAAGGATTTCTGTAATTGGTGATTGCTGCAATTTTTCCTTGCTTTGTTATACCCAACCATGTACCTTTTGATTTTAAATCTCTTCCTGCTAAAATAGCTGGAGCATCATCCCAAAATGATGCTTTTGCAGTGGGGCGGTCATAGAATTCATCACGATTGGCAATCAATATAAATGGATATTCTGAATGTTTTTGGATAGCGAATGTTATTAAGCACATAATGATACCTCCTAGTCCATATTATAGATGGAACTATTTGATTTGACTAAAAATCAGATTGAAACACAATTTAGTTGTTGACATTTAAGGAGAAACTGATAATAATATATAACAATACAGTTGAACGTTTAACAGAGGAATAGTATGTAGATATCGAATGAAAGAGATCGGAATTTATTAGCTGAGAGATTCCGTCATTGCTGATTTATCAGAACCTACCTTTGGAGTCCCATGTAAACATGGGCGTTTAGCCAGCGTTAATGGTAGAAGTGAGATGCAAATCATTGCATCTAAGATGTGGTGGTACCGCGGAAGAAAACTCTTTCGTCCCTTTTATTGAATGGGGATGAAGGGGTTTTTTTATGTTCCAGGATATTATTAAATTTTGAAGCTGTGGAAAAAACGTACTAAGTTATAAAGTTATTTAGCCCGGTCCAGGACATGCGGTGATAAACGGGCGTTTGGGCTTTTGTTCTTATACCTGAAAATAGACACTTAGAGAATATTGAGGAGGAGAAGAATATGAATAAGAAGAGGGTAGTTATAAAAATTGGAAGTAGCTCACTAACGAATGAAAAAGGTGAAATTGATCATAAGAAACTAGGAGACCATGTGAATGCGTTAGCTATGTTACATCAACATAACTTTGAAGTTATTTTAGTTTCCTCAGGAGCTGTTGCAGCGGGTTTTCGAAACTTAGGATATTCTTCTAGACCGGTTACGTTAAAAGGAAAACAAGCATCCGCGGCGATTGGTCAAGGTCTACTTATTCATACTTATATGGATAAGTTTATGGAATACAATATTCGATCTGCTCAATTATTATTAACGAGGTCTGATTTTTCGGTCCAAAAACGGTATAAGAATGCTACATCTACTATGCTTGAATTACTAGAACGAGGAGTTATACCGATTATTAATGAAAACGACACAGTTGCTGTTGATGAGTTAACGTTCGGGGATAATGATATGCTTTCTGCTTTAGTTAGTGGTTCTATCCATGCAGCTCAATTAATAATATTAACCGATATTGATGGGATTTATGATAAACATCCTGGTAAATATGCGAGTGCTATGCGGTACGATACAATTGATTTAATTACTAATGATATGATACAGGAAACGGATGTTTCAGGATCGAAATTAGGTACTGGTGGTATGAAATCGAAACTGATGGCAGCAAAGGTAGCAGCTTCTCTCGGAGTCCCAGTTTTTATTGGTAAAGGGGTAGGAGTATCTAAATTACTAGAAATAGTAAATGGACATGGACAGGGAACGTATGTTAGAAGTTTCCGCAATAAACAAATTCCGATTCGTAAGCAATGGATTTCTTTGCATTCGACATTAGAGGGGAAAGTATTTATTGATGATGGGGCTACTCAAGCACTTATGCATAACGGCGGTAGTTTGTTGTCAGCTGGTGTGATTAATACTCAGGGAGATTTTGAAGATGGAGATGTTGTAGAAGTTTATAATCGAAGAAATTTATTAGGAAGAGGGCAAGTGAGTTGTTCGTCTGAAGAGCTCAACGCAGCCAACACATTAAAAAAAGCAAAACAGATGACGCAAATCCCTGCTATTGAGGTGATTCACAGAGATTCATGGGTTATGGTTGATCAAATAAAGGAGGAGTTCCAATGAGTGAAGTAATAGAGAAAGCGAAGCGTGCAAAACAAGCAAGTTTTAAAATGGCTCTATCTACAACGGACGACAAGAATGAAGCATTGCAATTAATATCACAAGCAATTATAAATCACAAGCAAGAAATATTAACTGCAAATGCTTTAGATATAGAAGAAGGGAAGAAAAAAGGGTTATCTGAAGCGGTTATCGATCGAATAAGATTGAATGAGGAAAGGTTACAAGATATAGCTGATGCAATTTTACAGGTAACTATATTAACTGATCCGATTGGAGAAGCTCTAGAAATAATAGAGAAAGATAATGGCTTATTTATTACCAAAAAGCGTGTTCCAATTGGTGTTATTGGTATGGTTTATGAAGCTAGACCGAATGTCACTGTAGATGCAGCTTCTCTTGCAATAAAAACAGGGAACTC from Oceanobacillus iheyensis HTE831 encodes:
- the cydC gene encoding thiol reductant ABC exporter subunit CydC — translated: MQELKLIMKMTLKERKDVLLSILFGFLAGVTAVALFASSGYLISKAALTPPIYTLMIIVAMVKMLGISSALSRYGERYFSHRGTFSMLRNLRVYVYEKIEPLSTTILQKYRSGDILARIVGDVESLQHFFLRVFYPPIVLMTVFIATITFTMVFSIPIAMVILIGMIIVVIIVPGLFYLYQRRIASNVRSYRGQLSSEVTEYLYGFTDLKIYGQAESKKDNILDKVNLYEQANQQANNQQAFRESLLTFVSFIVSVAVLGLAGYFVSIGNLEGILLAMLFMISLTVFEDTSNMALFPAYLEETKQSANRLEEVWNVNEETSERKKPFELESNLAPIITLENVTKRYPSTPRPVAQNISLHFEAGSKIAIVGASGSGKSTVLQLILGMIQPTDGLIRWNKDSIAYLEEETLWKHANVSLQSNHFFYGTIRENLHLANSEATDDELREALDNVNLHQIRLDDLLQEQGSNLSGGEKQRLALARLFIRSAAIWALDEPTSSLDAVTEKHIWDKIDQYSEKSTVIVVTHRLTRLQKMDEIIVMDHGKVVEKGTYHNLMQHNGYFKRMKDLENEKLNL
- the cydS gene encoding cytochrome bd oxidase small subunit CydS codes for the protein MINDFLIFIAPFLILFAAMGISFYVALKDGS
- a CDS encoding cytochrome d ubiquinol oxidase subunit II; translation: MILEIIGISVLWLFLFGYVIVGSIDYGAGFFNAYSILTGKQHIVSKVIQRYLSPVWEVTNVFFVFFFVGIVGFFPETAFYFGTILLVPGSLALILLAIRGSYYAFESYGKKGHKGYAFMYGASGILLPASLSIVLTISEGGFITLNNGEPQLEYLDLFMSPLTWSIVVLSIISVLYISAVFLTWYANETGDEGATNLMRKYALVWSVPLIIAASGIIVELRFHNEEHFNNIIDLWWMFGISFLLWIGTVWLIWKRKNYITAFWLLVGQFAFAFFGYGISHYPYLLYPYITISEGFTNEAMAIALIIAFILGMALLIPSLYLLLRLFLFDENYKKGKK
- a CDS encoding cytochrome ubiquinol oxidase subunit I — protein: MLFDDPVYASRLLTLLTLSFHIIYATIGVGVPLMIMIAQWIGIKKNDMHYLLMARRWAKGFIVTVAVGVVTGTAIGLQLSLLWPSFMELAGNIIALPLFMEVFAFFFEAIFLGIYLYTWDRFDNQKKHFLLLIPVAVGGGMSAYFITVVNSFMNSPAGFDIVNGELVNANPLAAMFTVSMPTKVAHVLSTGYMTIAFVLAAIAAFRLLQGSNREYHKKSLNMLMKVGFVFALATALIGDLSGKYLAEYQPEKLAAAEWHFETSSEAPLVMWGVLDDNNEPQYALEIPYALSILAHSWPTAEVIGLNEFPEDEQPPLIIHYFFDTMVTIGVFMLGLSFIYWLGIRKRWNFVESKWYRWLIVLGGPLSFLAIEAGWWMAEVGRQPWILRGIMTIDEAATTSDYVGIMFYLFVLLYLILGVGTVVVLRKMFQRSPIEKDIENYQGGDQK
- a CDS encoding NRDE family protein, which produces MCLITFAIQKHSEYPFILIANRDEFYDRPTAKASFWDDAPAILAGRDLKSKGTWLGITKQGKIAAITNYRNPSLPETGTYSRGKIPVDFLNNEIDASHFLSRLEENKSLYAGYNALFGNYQNLYTYNNIYNSSEQLVSGIHSLSNDKLNTPWPKVVKARGLLQNHLESNQDISNEALFRILQNADKPNDQDLPDTGIGLQLERNLSSMFIDTGNYGTRASTIILIDKNNDATFIERTYHQGNVIEDKNYYFSIVSD
- the proB gene encoding glutamate 5-kinase, producing MNKKRVVIKIGSSSLTNEKGEIDHKKLGDHVNALAMLHQHNFEVILVSSGAVAAGFRNLGYSSRPVTLKGKQASAAIGQGLLIHTYMDKFMEYNIRSAQLLLTRSDFSVQKRYKNATSTMLELLERGVIPIINENDTVAVDELTFGDNDMLSALVSGSIHAAQLIILTDIDGIYDKHPGKYASAMRYDTIDLITNDMIQETDVSGSKLGTGGMKSKLMAAKVAASLGVPVFIGKGVGVSKLLEIVNGHGQGTYVRSFRNKQIPIRKQWISLHSTLEGKVFIDDGATQALMHNGGSLLSAGVINTQGDFEDGDVVEVYNRRNLLGRGQVSCSSEELNAANTLKKAKQMTQIPAIEVIHRDSWVMVDQIKEEFQ